One Apostichopus japonicus isolate 1M-3 chromosome 7, ASM3797524v1, whole genome shotgun sequence genomic region harbors:
- the LOC139969992 gene encoding uncharacterized protein, whose amino-acid sequence MPVALYSDSNSEEGREMEDMVDNRGKFFPTCSNRRPAKMEAGSDSDVEIDRLDGTQWCHCGQCAVMPTARECRCCSEIDQVRTVMDEEGAACITLHPGFEAVCLNSWVLQTAYYVYRQQYGGRAQENSIQEKYRHTAYRQLVRMCWQF is encoded by the exons ATGCCGGTGGCATTGTATTCAGATAGCAATAGCGAAGAAGGCCGGGAAATGGAGGACATGGTCGACAATCGTGGGAAGTTTTTCCCTAcatgttcgaaccggagaccagcAAAGATGGAAGCGGGATCGGACAGCGATGTCGAAATTGATCGTCTTGACGGAACACAATG gtGTCATTGTGGCCAGTGTGCTGTGATGCCTACAGCAAGGGAGTGTAGATGCTGCAGCGAAATAGATCAAGTAAGGActgtgatggatgaagaaggtgcTGCATGCATCACCTTACACCCAGGTTTTGAAGCTGTGTGCCTGAACTCATGGGTGCTACAGACAGCCTACTACGTGTACCGTCAACAGTATGGTGGACGTGCACAGGAAAACAGCATCCAAGA gaaatacagacacacagcatacagacaacttgtaCGGATGTGCTGGCAGTTTTAA
- the LOC139970288 gene encoding uncharacterized protein isoform X1 — protein sequence MFVECHVPVRNLCQALSWLSPRGLQKQVKGLYTIMAMDTFSEFRFIQEQVDKFLTPRSSCPACPMVKGKLIFSLDGIFGLKRWKKSGTSANPPRHGTEFFLNQVDVDNFVENHGVKTGNKSHECSSFQAGDLLRSKVKTALVDETGVFGAVCRHEVPLKFFSLKSGEKLGNAVFLLKHILSMVEKEVKLFVLYDIACKLESHLKIVDNSVAADDEPILPRVTLAVPAFHVYGPKPSCQMKYSPRRVSGFALSDGEQVERLWSFLRRFASITKEMTPSNRVDALTDALIHYRRRIIRNLPDLLVHRYNRAVTSLEASEQELKDATKSCQKGQNAISVEEIQQWSLQQESERLPPSSASGVDLSTEEQYVLKLKAFYEMSKEMGNSASQNGMLFQTQLLFRRIKRLDVELQVFEGQRGQRWGEGSLEFLKALQTIEDRSRKSALSKIHTMSVDRWFLIQLKKRYADGQTIAQRLCKQISSVGKKLKREVEKFNADMVHLVTSSSHFPSEVTFQQVCDVTSSLWNCLSVDAVQQCHVPRHVRNQLVDIVHKVNHSKDELNLLKEEMLRMVTFFQEELRQVHDRLKEFAIGTGQHCLLKQKCSITYTSLEYCRKSFGSIIDLPPLDTTFSPLSEVYRIRQAQIIEEPLFVDFAVNGVGGMEEDINISDIEEGQEGEGGEGAVMV from the exons ATGTTTGTGGAGTGCCACGTTCCTGTAAGAAACCTGTGTCAAGCGCTTTCATGGCTATCTCCTCGTGGGTTGCAAAAA caggtGAAAGGCCTGTATACCATCATGGCCATGGACACTTTCTCTGAATTCCGGTTCATACAAGAACAAGTGGACAAGTTTTTAACACCTCGTAGTTCATGTCCTGCTTGTCCAATG GTCAAAGGTAAATTGATTTTCAGCCTAGATGGTATATTTGGGCTGAAAAGATGGAAAAAGTCCGGGACAAGTGCCAATCCTCCACGCCATGGGACTGAGTTTTTCCTTAACCAAGTTGATGTTGACAACTTTGTGGAAAATCATGGAGTGAAGACTGGCAATAAGTCTCAT GAATGCAGTTCATTTCAGGCAGGGGACCTTCTCCGCTCTAAGGTCAAGACTGCCCTTGTGGACGAGACAGGAGTTTTTGGAGCTGTCTGCAGGCATGAGGTCCCTCTGAAATTTTTCAGCTTAAAGTCTGGCGAGAA aCTAGGAAATGCTGTGTTTCTCTTGAAGCATATCCTGAGCATGGTGGAGAAGGAGGTCAAACTCTTTGTCCTCTATGATATCGCCTGCAAGCTAGAGTCTCATCTCAAG ATTGTCGATAACTCTGTTGCTGCAGATGACGAGCCAATACTGCCGAGAGTGACATTAGCAGTCCCAGCATTCCATGTTTACGGTCCCAAACCATCTTGCCAG ATGAAATACAGTCCAAGAAGAGTGAGTGGATTTGCCCTTAGTGATGGGGAGCAGGTAGAAAGGCTCTGGTCTTTCCTGAGAAGGTTTGCCTCCATTACTAAGGAAATGACCCCTTCAAACAGAGTTGATGCTCTGACTGATGCTCTCATACACTACAGACGCAGAATCATCCGCAACCTTC CTGACCTTCTTGTACACCGTTACAATAGAGCTGTCACTTCTTTAGAGGCGTCTGAGCAGGAGTTGAAGGATGCCACAAAATCCTGCCAGAAAG GGCAAAATGCCATCTCAGTCGAAGAGATACAACAATGGTCTTTGCAACAAGAATCTGAAAGACTTCCTCCAAGCTCCG CTTCAGGTGTAGATCTTTCAACTGAGGAGCAGTACGTTCTGAAGCTGAAGGCTTTCTATGAAATGAG CAAAGAGATGGGGAACAGTGCATCACAGAATGGGATGTTGTTCCAGACACAGCTGCTCTTTCGAAGAATTAAACG ACTTGACGTGGAACTGCAAGTTTTTGAAGGGCAAAGGGGCCAACGATGGGGAGAAGGGTCACTTGAGTTCCTGAAAGCCCTTCAAACAATAGAAGATAGGAGCAGGAAAAGTGCTCTTTCCAAAATTCATACCATGTCAGTGGATCGGTGGTTCCTCATACAACTGAAGAAACGTTATGCAG ATGGGCAAACAATTGCACAAAGGCTCTGCAAACAGATCTCAAGTGTTGGGAAAAAACTGAAAAGGGAGGTAGAGAAGTTCAATGCTGACATGGTTCACTTGGTGACCTCATCAAGCCATTTTCCTTCTGAGGTCACATTTCAGCAGGTGTGTGATGTGACATCATCTCTGTGGAACTGCCTGAGTGTTGATGCAGTTCAACAGTGTCATGTTCCCAGGCATGTTCGTAATCAGTTGGTTGACATTGTACACAAAGTCAACCACAGCAAAGATGAACTGAACCTGCTGAAGGAAGAAATGCTCCGCATGGTTACATTCTTCCAAGAAGAGCTTAGGCAAGTTCATGACAGGCTGAAGGAATTTGCGATTGGCACCGGTCAGCATTGTCTTCTGAAGCAGAAGTGCTCCATAACTTATACAAGCTTGGAGTACTGTCGAAAAAGTTTTGGTAGCATTATTGACTTGCCTCCATTGGACACCACTTTCAGTCCACTCAGCGAAGTGTATAGAATTAGGCAAGCCCAAATTATTGAAGAGCCGTTATTTGTTGACTTCGCTGTCAATGGTGTAGGAGGAATGGAAGAGGATATTAATATTTCAGATATAGAAGAAGGACAGGAAGgtgaggggggagagggggcaGTAATGGTGTAG
- the LOC139970288 gene encoding uncharacterized protein isoform X2 has translation MAMDTFSEFRFIQEQVDKFLTPRSSCPACPMVKGKLIFSLDGIFGLKRWKKSGTSANPPRHGTEFFLNQVDVDNFVENHGVKTGNKSHECSSFQAGDLLRSKVKTALVDETGVFGAVCRHEVPLKFFSLKSGEKLGNAVFLLKHILSMVEKEVKLFVLYDIACKLESHLKIVDNSVAADDEPILPRVTLAVPAFHVYGPKPSCQMKYSPRRVSGFALSDGEQVERLWSFLRRFASITKEMTPSNRVDALTDALIHYRRRIIRNLPDLLVHRYNRAVTSLEASEQELKDATKSCQKGQNAISVEEIQQWSLQQESERLPPSSASGVDLSTEEQYVLKLKAFYEMSKEMGNSASQNGMLFQTQLLFRRIKRLDVELQVFEGQRGQRWGEGSLEFLKALQTIEDRSRKSALSKIHTMSVDRWFLIQLKKRYADGQTIAQRLCKQISSVGKKLKREVEKFNADMVHLVTSSSHFPSEVTFQQVCDVTSSLWNCLSVDAVQQCHVPRHVRNQLVDIVHKVNHSKDELNLLKEEMLRMVTFFQEELRQVHDRLKEFAIGTGQHCLLKQKCSITYTSLEYCRKSFGSIIDLPPLDTTFSPLSEVYRIRQAQIIEEPLFVDFAVNGVGGMEEDINISDIEEGQEGEGGEGAVMV, from the exons ATGGCCATGGACACTTTCTCTGAATTCCGGTTCATACAAGAACAAGTGGACAAGTTTTTAACACCTCGTAGTTCATGTCCTGCTTGTCCAATG GTCAAAGGTAAATTGATTTTCAGCCTAGATGGTATATTTGGGCTGAAAAGATGGAAAAAGTCCGGGACAAGTGCCAATCCTCCACGCCATGGGACTGAGTTTTTCCTTAACCAAGTTGATGTTGACAACTTTGTGGAAAATCATGGAGTGAAGACTGGCAATAAGTCTCAT GAATGCAGTTCATTTCAGGCAGGGGACCTTCTCCGCTCTAAGGTCAAGACTGCCCTTGTGGACGAGACAGGAGTTTTTGGAGCTGTCTGCAGGCATGAGGTCCCTCTGAAATTTTTCAGCTTAAAGTCTGGCGAGAA aCTAGGAAATGCTGTGTTTCTCTTGAAGCATATCCTGAGCATGGTGGAGAAGGAGGTCAAACTCTTTGTCCTCTATGATATCGCCTGCAAGCTAGAGTCTCATCTCAAG ATTGTCGATAACTCTGTTGCTGCAGATGACGAGCCAATACTGCCGAGAGTGACATTAGCAGTCCCAGCATTCCATGTTTACGGTCCCAAACCATCTTGCCAG ATGAAATACAGTCCAAGAAGAGTGAGTGGATTTGCCCTTAGTGATGGGGAGCAGGTAGAAAGGCTCTGGTCTTTCCTGAGAAGGTTTGCCTCCATTACTAAGGAAATGACCCCTTCAAACAGAGTTGATGCTCTGACTGATGCTCTCATACACTACAGACGCAGAATCATCCGCAACCTTC CTGACCTTCTTGTACACCGTTACAATAGAGCTGTCACTTCTTTAGAGGCGTCTGAGCAGGAGTTGAAGGATGCCACAAAATCCTGCCAGAAAG GGCAAAATGCCATCTCAGTCGAAGAGATACAACAATGGTCTTTGCAACAAGAATCTGAAAGACTTCCTCCAAGCTCCG CTTCAGGTGTAGATCTTTCAACTGAGGAGCAGTACGTTCTGAAGCTGAAGGCTTTCTATGAAATGAG CAAAGAGATGGGGAACAGTGCATCACAGAATGGGATGTTGTTCCAGACACAGCTGCTCTTTCGAAGAATTAAACG ACTTGACGTGGAACTGCAAGTTTTTGAAGGGCAAAGGGGCCAACGATGGGGAGAAGGGTCACTTGAGTTCCTGAAAGCCCTTCAAACAATAGAAGATAGGAGCAGGAAAAGTGCTCTTTCCAAAATTCATACCATGTCAGTGGATCGGTGGTTCCTCATACAACTGAAGAAACGTTATGCAG ATGGGCAAACAATTGCACAAAGGCTCTGCAAACAGATCTCAAGTGTTGGGAAAAAACTGAAAAGGGAGGTAGAGAAGTTCAATGCTGACATGGTTCACTTGGTGACCTCATCAAGCCATTTTCCTTCTGAGGTCACATTTCAGCAGGTGTGTGATGTGACATCATCTCTGTGGAACTGCCTGAGTGTTGATGCAGTTCAACAGTGTCATGTTCCCAGGCATGTTCGTAATCAGTTGGTTGACATTGTACACAAAGTCAACCACAGCAAAGATGAACTGAACCTGCTGAAGGAAGAAATGCTCCGCATGGTTACATTCTTCCAAGAAGAGCTTAGGCAAGTTCATGACAGGCTGAAGGAATTTGCGATTGGCACCGGTCAGCATTGTCTTCTGAAGCAGAAGTGCTCCATAACTTATACAAGCTTGGAGTACTGTCGAAAAAGTTTTGGTAGCATTATTGACTTGCCTCCATTGGACACCACTTTCAGTCCACTCAGCGAAGTGTATAGAATTAGGCAAGCCCAAATTATTGAAGAGCCGTTATTTGTTGACTTCGCTGTCAATGGTGTAGGAGGAATGGAAGAGGATATTAATATTTCAGATATAGAAGAAGGACAGGAAGgtgaggggggagagggggcaGTAATGGTGTAG
- the LOC139970289 gene encoding uncharacterized protein, with the protein MMSENPATSEMKQIACPPHVSKSGPSGYNLFCQDISKDLKHLNNKEKFKSFAVRWANTSGKEKEMYRRRASGNEPTSMTEDDRLKEWRRSKRRILAETNRMKALLPDFAWYMVYQSGEELSYTGSSEGVSFVEEYAEETSSMFSVYLRVTANNTGTNKKVTAKDIQDIFNEKYAEAVGIPNAKMPYSQVEVLGIKMEGMPDGMNIRLPSRYGGKQRRAIHAVKDNLICVISNK; encoded by the exons ATGATGTCAGAGAATCCAGCTACTTCTGAGATGAAG CAAATTGCTTGTCCTCCACATGTGAGCAAAAGCGGTCCATCTGGATATAATTTATTTTGCCAAGATATTTCCAAAG ATTTGAAACATCTCAATAACAAAGAAAAGTTTAAGTCATTTGCGGTGAGATGGGCAAATACTTCTGGGAAAGAGAAGGAAATGTATAGGAGGAGAGCATCAGGGAATGAACCGACAAGCATGACAGAGGATGATAGGTTGAAGGAATGGAGGAGAAGCAAAAGAAGGATTCTTGCAGAG ACCAACAGAATGAAAGCTCTTCTCCCAGACTTTGCCTGGTACATGGTGTATCAGTCAGGGGAAGAGCTTTCCTACACTGGCTCCTCTGAAGGGGTATCCTTTGTGGAGGAATATGCAGAGGAAACCTCATCAATGTTTAGTGTTTATCTGAGGG TCACAGCAAACAACAcaggaacaaacaaaaaagttacTGCAAAGGATATTCAGGACATCTTCAATGAAAAGTATG CAGAGGCAGTTGGTATTCCAAATGCTAAAATGCCGTACTCTCAGGTCGAAGTTCTGGGAATAAAGATGGAGGGCATGCCTGATGGCATGAACATTAGGCTGCCATCCAGATATGGTGGCAAGCAGAGAAGGGCAATCCATGCAGTTAAAGACAACTTGATATGTGTAATATCCAACAAATAA